The Anaerobranca californiensis DSM 14826 genome contains the following window.
TAATTTTTCCTTCAATAAAGCCGGCATGACAAATATCAGCAATTCTACCGTCAATTATAACACTTGTATCTAATAGTTTACATACTTGACTATTACTGATACCTTTTTCTTTTGAACTTCTAGAAAATAAAATGCAAAGATCTTCCCATTTATTAACAGCTACTATGTAACCTAAATAGCCAAAAATTATATTGGTGAAAATAGGAAGAATTGGTCCTACTATAGGTAATTGACGGAAAGGCTGAATTAATAGGTAAGCTATGATTAAACCTATTAATAAACCTATTATACCTGCTAAAATTTCTTGAATTGGAGTAGCTTGTAATCTATTATCAATCCACTTTCCGATATTTTTAAGATAATTAACTAACTTAGGAAAAATAAAATAACATATAATTCCAATAAAAATACCTGTCCCCGCTGCACCACCATGTTGTTTAAAAGGGGAAAGCTCAAAAAATTCCAATAACGGGTAAGAAACTAAATAACCAATAGATATACCCACTATTAAGGATATTATCCTAAAAAACTTATCAAGCACTTCTACCCTTCACCTCCTTTAAAGTAATACTAAATTATATTATAAACCATCTGAAAAAATATATACAGGTATAAAAAAATAAATTATTTATAAATATTATGCAAAATACTTTAAAATCATCTCTCCTGCCTCTGATTCATCTATCCCTTTAGATAATACAATTTCACTAATGAGAATTTGTTTAGCACTTTCCAACATCCTTTTTTCCCCAGAAGATAGCCCCCTTTCCTTATCCCTTATTGTTAGATCCCGTACTACTTCAGCAACTTTTAAGATATCTCCATCTTTTATCTTTTCTAAGTTAAGTCGGTACCTCCTATTCCAATTAGCAGGTAAAGGGCTGCATTTCCCCTGCAAAACTTCGAAAACCTTTACCAGTTCCTTTTTATCTATAATGGGTCTTAACCCAACCTCTGACACTTTATTTAAAGGGATATAAACTTTTATGGATCCAATAGGAATCCGCAATACATAGTACTGATGTTTTACTCCTAGCACTTCCCTTTCTTCAATGTTTTCAATAACACCAGCTCCATGCATTGGATAAAGGACTTTATCTCCTACCTTAAACATAAATAAAACTCACCCCTTTAAATAATAAATTTACTTTATTTTACCATAAAATGTTCAGTTTTGTCAAAATATTAAATAATATCATACATTAACTTTTTTTGTCAATAGCCTGGGTGGAAAATAAAGTACTAAAGTTCTTTGCATTTTACTCTAACTCTGTTTGACAAAGCCTTTGTTTAATAGATATAATATTTATAAAAGAGTTAGAGGAGTGAAGGCAACGATGAGAGATATTGACTGTAAAACCTTTCAAGATAAAGTAGATGAGCTATTAGTTAGACATAGAAGTATATTAGATGTTTTATCAAAGTTTCAAGAATCCAATGCCAGGGTAAACCGTTCGGTGGTAAAAGCAGTCACAAATTGTGGGTGTATAAATATTACTGCTTCTAAGAAAGACCTTCCTCCAGACATTGATCTTGAGCAAATGAAAAATTTTATGGAAACACATCTCCAAGGTAAACTATGTGATAGTTGTAAAGAAATAATTGAAATGGAGTTAGGTAACAACCTTTTTTATCTCGTTTCATTATGTAATTTATTAAATTTAGATTTATCGGAAATACTGAAAAAAGAATACGGCAAAATTAGTATATTAGGAAAATTTAATTTAAGTTAAAATTAAGGAGCCTTCAAGGGCTCCTTAATTTATTTTGATAAAAATTTTCTACTTTTATAATATCTAACAAAAATTAGTATTTGTTCTTTTAAACCTATAAGGATATAAATGATTACTGGAAAAAATATTAGTTCTCTAAATTTTAGTACAAAGATTACAAAAAGGAAGAAAAAAATGATGGAAGCTTGTAAAAATTTTGACATACCTACTTTTTTGAAATCAGGATATTTTACAGTACTAATCATAAAATAAGCCAATAGTCCAGTTATAGATGCTAAAAGGGGAGTAGAAATGACATTTTGATAAGTCATTATTATAGTTAAGATCCCCCCTGCCATAGTTATTGGCATGCCGATGAAAAAACCAGGTATAGGATCAATAACATTAAAGCGGGCTAAACGGATGGCTCCACAGATGGCAAAAGTGAAAGACAAAAAAATACCTAAAAAACCTAGCTCATTAAGGGATAAAGTATATGCTACAAAGGCTGGAGCTACACCAAAGGTAACTAAGTCTGATAAGGAATCTAGCTCTTTCCCAAATTCACTGCTAACCCCTAAAGCCCTTGCTATTCTCCCATCTAAACCATCCATGAGCATACCAGTTATAATGAAAGCTGCCCCTAAATTGGGATTACCTTCTAAAATCATCAAAAGGGCAATTAAACCAAAAATTAAGTTTCCTAAAGTAAAAATACTGGGTATTATTCGCTTAATTATAATTAACATTTTCATCACCTCTTTATACATGTCTATCTAATAAAACCTGTTGTTGTAATCTTCTTAATCCATCTTTAATAGCCCTTGCCCTTACCTCACCTATTCCATCTACATCATCAAGTTCTTCTATTGTTGCTACTAAGATATTTTGAAGTCCTCCTAACTCTTTTACTGTGTTTTCAATAACTGGCATAGGTAATCTGGGAATTTTGTTGAGGATTCTATGTCCTTTTGATAATACCGGTTGTTCTAAGGTAGAGACACTACCTCCATAACCTAAAATTTTACTAATCATAGTTAATTCTAATAAATCTTCAGAGCTTAGTTGAGCCATCTGCCGCAATATTTCTTCTGGTGTTTTTTCATTACCTTCAGCTATATAATCTTTAATTACTAGATAACCTTCCTCTTCGATATTACTAATTAACTCTTCTAACTGCATTCTAATTAATCTACCTTCATCACCTAGCTCTACTATATATTTATCTAATTCCTGAACTATCCTTAAAACCATTTCATACCTCTGCAATACCTTAGCTACATCTCCTACATTAACCATTTCTTCAAATTCTAGGGCACTTAAATTGATTAAAGCTTGTTCTAAAACAGAACGATATTTATCTAAAGTTTGAATAGCCTGATTGGCTTTATTTAAGATTACGCTGATGTCTTTAAGGGCATATTTCATGTAACCTTTGTAAAGGGTAATGATGTTTCTCCTTTGGGATATAGAAATAACCAACTCCCCCGTTTGTTTTGCCACCCTCTCTGCAGTTCTATGCCTAATTCCAGTTTCTGTAGAGGGTATTGTTGAATCGGGAATTAGTTGAGTATTAGCATATAATATTTTTTTTGCATCATAACTGAGAATGATTGCCCCATCCATTTTAGCTAATTCGTAAAGATTAGCAGGGGTAAAATCACTGTTGATATAAAACCCTCCATCCACTAATTCTTTAAGTTGTGGACTCTCACCTACCACAATCAAAGCTCCCGTTTTAGCCCGTAGAACATTTTCTAACCCCTCTCTTAATGCAGTTCCCGGTGCTACTAATTCCAATGTCTTTATTAATTTATCTTCTTCTCCCCTTATACCTTGCATCTTATCCACCTCCTAAAACTACATCAATTCCTTCTCTAACTGTTTTTACTGGATACATTTCAAGTCCGTTAATTTGTGGAATTGTAGAACCATAAGGTATTAAAGCCTTTGTAAAGCCAAGTTTTTGAGCTTCTTTTAACCTAAGCTCTAACCTATTAATACTTCTGACTTCCCCAGTTAAGCCAACTTCACCTAAAACAATCCAGTCTCT
Protein-coding sequences here:
- a CDS encoding CarD family transcriptional regulator is translated as MFKVGDKVLYPMHGAGVIENIEEREVLGVKHQYYVLRIPIGSIKVYIPLNKVSEVGLRPIIDKKELVKVFEVLQGKCSPLPANWNRRYRLNLEKIKDGDILKVAEVVRDLTIRDKERGLSSGEKRMLESAKQILISEIVLSKGIDESEAGEMILKYFA
- the disA gene encoding DNA integrity scanning diadenylate cyclase DisA, yielding MQGIRGEEDKLIKTLELVAPGTALREGLENVLRAKTGALIVVGESPQLKELVDGGFYINSDFTPANLYELAKMDGAIILSYDAKKILYANTQLIPDSTIPSTETGIRHRTAERVAKQTGELVISISQRRNIITLYKGYMKYALKDISVILNKANQAIQTLDKYRSVLEQALINLSALEFEEMVNVGDVAKVLQRYEMVLRIVQELDKYIVELGDEGRLIRMQLEELISNIEEEGYLVIKDYIAEGNEKTPEEILRQMAQLSSEDLLELTMISKILGYGGSVSTLEQPVLSKGHRILNKIPRLPMPVIENTVKELGGLQNILVATIEELDDVDGIGEVRARAIKDGLRRLQQQVLLDRHV
- a CDS encoding PIN/TRAM domain-containing protein; this encodes MLDKFFRIISLIVGISIGYLVSYPLLEFFELSPFKQHGGAAGTGIFIGIICYFIFPKLVNYLKNIGKWIDNRLQATPIQEILAGIIGLLIGLIIAYLLIQPFRQLPIVGPILPIFTNIIFGYLGYIVAVNKWEDLCILFSRSSKEKGISNSQVCKLLDTSVIIDGRIADICHAGFIEGKIIIPSFVLEELRHIADSSDTLKRNRGRRGLDILNRIQKELKIPVTIMDDNDSEGLEVDSRLVKMAKNLKGMVVTNDYNLNKVCELQGVPVLNINELANAVKPVVLPGEEMLVQIVKDGKETGQGVAYLDDGTMIVVEGGKRYIGENLEVLVTSVLQTAAGRMIFAKIKSNDKAG
- the pssA gene encoding CDP-diacylglycerol--serine O-phosphatidyltransferase yields the protein MLIIIKRIIPSIFTLGNLIFGLIALLMILEGNPNLGAAFIITGMLMDGLDGRIARALGVSSEFGKELDSLSDLVTFGVAPAFVAYTLSLNELGFLGIFLSFTFAICGAIRLARFNVIDPIPGFFIGMPITMAGGILTIIMTYQNVISTPLLASITGLLAYFMISTVKYPDFKKVGMSKFLQASIIFFFLFVIFVLKFRELIFFPVIIYILIGLKEQILIFVRYYKSRKFLSK
- a CDS encoding DUF1573 domain-containing protein, with the translated sequence MRDIDCKTFQDKVDELLVRHRSILDVLSKFQESNARVNRSVVKAVTNCGCINITASKKDLPPDIDLEQMKNFMETHLQGKLCDSCKEIIEMELGNNLFYLVSLCNLLNLDLSEILKKEYGKISILGKFNLS